One Dictyoglomus thermophilum H-6-12 DNA window includes the following coding sequences:
- the dnaK gene encoding molecular chaperone DnaK, whose amino-acid sequence MAKIVGIDLGTTNSLIAYLEGGRPTIIPNAEGSRLTPSVVAFTKDGQLLVGEPAKRQAIVNAERTIKSIKRHMGTNYKVKIDDKEYTPQEISAMILRKLKKDAEAYLGEPIEKAVITVPAYFSDAQRQATKDAGAIAGLEVVRIINEPTAAALAYGLDKEGHQKILVFDLGGGTFDVSILEIGEGVFEVIATAGNNRLGGDDFDERIVNWLVEMFMEEHGINLKEDRTALQRLFEAAEKAKIELSSKLQTEINLPFIAMKGNTPLHISVTLTRAKFEELTYDLVEKTKEPTERALKDAGLSPSQIDKIILVGGATRMPCIQEWIKKHFGKEPQRNVNPDEAVALGAAIQAGVIGGEIRDIVLVDVTPLSLGIETLGGVFTKIIERNTPIPVSKSQIFTTAADYQTSVEIHVLQGERALAKDNISLGRFILDGIPPAPRGVPQIEVTFDIDVNGIVHVSARDKATGREQRITISNAIRLSEEEIKRMTEEAKRFEEEDRKRREEIETKNQAEHLIYTARKTLKDYGDKVSKDLVQRVEDKIKNLEELIKPERINVEQVKKGMEELTQALGEIGQFMYQSASAAGNPGQGQTNENPGGKTIDGDYKVN is encoded by the coding sequence ATGGCGAAAATAGTAGGAATTGATTTAGGAACTACAAACTCTTTAATAGCTTATCTTGAGGGTGGAAGACCTACCATAATACCAAACGCCGAGGGAAGCAGATTAACACCATCGGTAGTTGCCTTTACAAAAGATGGGCAACTCCTTGTAGGAGAACCTGCCAAAAGACAGGCAATAGTTAATGCAGAAAGAACTATTAAATCCATAAAAAGACACATGGGAACAAACTACAAGGTAAAAATTGATGATAAAGAGTACACACCTCAAGAAATATCTGCAATGATTCTGAGAAAACTCAAAAAGGATGCAGAGGCATACTTAGGGGAACCTATAGAGAAGGCAGTAATAACTGTACCAGCATACTTCTCCGATGCCCAGAGACAAGCCACAAAAGATGCAGGAGCTATTGCAGGGCTTGAAGTAGTAAGAATAATAAATGAGCCTACTGCAGCTGCCCTTGCTTATGGTCTTGATAAAGAAGGACATCAAAAGATCCTTGTCTTTGACTTAGGAGGAGGAACCTTTGATGTCTCTATCCTTGAAATTGGAGAGGGCGTATTTGAAGTAATAGCTACTGCAGGTAACAACAGACTTGGTGGCGATGACTTTGATGAAAGAATTGTCAATTGGCTCGTAGAGATGTTCATGGAAGAGCATGGAATCAATCTCAAAGAAGATAGAACTGCTCTACAAAGACTCTTTGAAGCAGCTGAAAAGGCAAAGATAGAACTCTCATCTAAACTCCAAACAGAAATAAATCTCCCCTTTATTGCAATGAAAGGAAACACTCCTTTACATATCTCTGTAACTTTAACCAGAGCAAAATTTGAAGAGTTAACCTATGATTTGGTAGAAAAGACTAAAGAGCCTACCGAAAGGGCATTAAAGGATGCAGGTCTTTCTCCATCTCAAATTGACAAGATAATTCTTGTAGGTGGAGCTACAAGAATGCCATGTATACAAGAATGGATTAAGAAACATTTTGGGAAAGAACCACAAAGAAATGTCAATCCCGATGAGGCAGTAGCTCTTGGTGCAGCTATTCAAGCAGGAGTAATCGGAGGAGAGATTAGAGATATAGTATTGGTAGACGTAACTCCTCTTTCCCTTGGAATTGAAACCCTTGGTGGCGTATTCACAAAGATTATTGAGAGAAATACCCCTATTCCTGTATCTAAGAGCCAGATATTCACTACTGCAGCAGACTACCAGACCAGCGTAGAGATTCATGTATTACAAGGAGAAAGAGCTCTTGCCAAGGATAATATCAGCCTTGGAAGATTTATCTTAGATGGAATTCCACCAGCTCCTCGTGGTGTTCCTCAAATAGAGGTAACCTTTGATATAGATGTAAATGGAATTGTACATGTTTCAGCAAGAGATAAGGCTACTGGCAGAGAGCAAAGAATAACTATATCCAATGCTATTAGACTCTCAGAAGAAGAGATTAAGAGAATGACCGAAGAAGCAAAAAGGTTTGAAGAAGAAGATAGAAAAAGAAGAGAAGAGATTGAAACCAAAAACCAAGCAGAACATCTAATATATACAGCAAGAAAAACTCTTAAAGATTATGGAGACAAAGTAAGTAAAGATCTGGTACAAAGAGTTGAAGATAAAATAAAGAACTTAGAAGAGCTGATAAAACCTGAAAGAATAAATGTAGAACAAGTTAAGAAAGGTATGGAAGAACTTACTCAAGCTCTGGGAGAGATAGGACAATTTATGTATCAATCAGCAAGTGCTGCGGGTAATCCAGGACAAGGACAAACCAATGAAAATCCTGGAGGTAAAACCATAGACGGAGACTACAAGGTGAATTAG
- a CDS encoding ATP-binding cassette domain-containing protein — protein sequence MEYFTARENLFFFSQLYGISLKEARKKIEFYIKEFSLSGRAESLLNTLSTGEKQRLQLIGGLINDPKVLFLEEPIVGLDVGSARLIRNYMKEWIKDGNRTVILTTHYLS from the coding sequence ATGGAATACTTTACTGCTCGTGAAAATCTCTTCTTTTTCTCTCAGCTTTATGGCATTAGTCTTAAAGAGGCAAGAAAAAAGATTGAGTTTTATATAAAGGAGTTTAGTCTTTCTGGCAGGGCCGAAAGTCTTCTTAATACTCTTTCTACAGGTGAGAAGCAAAGATTACAACTAATAGGAGGATTAATAAATGATCCCAAAGTACTTTTCCTCGAGGAGCCCATAGTAGGTCTAGATGTAGGATCTGCAAGACTTATAAGAAATTATATGAAAGAATGGATAAAGGATGGTAATCGAACCGTAATACTTACTACTCATTATCTTTCATAG
- a CDS encoding ATP-binding cassette domain-containing protein translates to MGKNGAGKTTLIRILTILLLSTRGKAFVLGLM, encoded by the coding sequence TTGGGGAAAAATGGAGCAGGTAAAACTACCCTAATAAGAATTCTAACCATCCTTTTACTGTCTACTAGAGGTAAAGCTTTTGTTCTTGGCTTGATGTAG
- a CDS encoding Mur ligase family protein: MNLRRFRFYTALYAGKLVYYLMKILNLDATTFPGKVALNIYPDFLKEISSKIKTRILVTGTNGKTTTNNLINYVIKRKGYRVIGNLEGANLKSGIATSYVKNSGIFDFATFEVDEGIFPYVYEDLSPHYVVITNFFRDQLDRYGEIDITVNKILNCLKENTILVLNADDPFVARFSKLPNKKFFFGIGTKIREGVEEIKESIYCPICGRKLNYDFFNYSQLGKYSCKCGFKNPDYDFYISSAIFNKEWNTEIFEKGEKYNLTFKYPGVYNLYNVLSAYSLLRVLNFDPLEISKFISEFEFRLGRLEKFIYKGFERILVLVKNPAGYNQVLDTIKDDKENKVLLLILNDNIADGRDVSWIWDVDFEKIKDLGEIQKIVVSGTRGEDLLVRLKYAEVPLEKVHLERDLKKAIDYSISFPYKTYILPTYTALFRSRKILMRKVKNGA, from the coding sequence ATGAACTTAAGAAGGTTTAGGTTTTATACTGCTTTATACGCAGGGAAATTAGTATATTATTTGATGAAAATTCTAAATCTTGATGCTACAACCTTCCCTGGTAAAGTTGCCTTAAATATATACCCTGACTTTTTGAAGGAAATTTCTTCAAAAATAAAAACGAGAATTTTAGTTACAGGCACAAACGGTAAAACTACCACTAACAATCTAATAAATTATGTGATCAAAAGAAAAGGATATAGGGTAATAGGAAATTTGGAAGGAGCAAATTTAAAAAGCGGAATTGCAACTTCCTATGTTAAGAATTCTGGAATTTTTGATTTTGCAACTTTTGAGGTGGACGAAGGAATTTTTCCCTATGTTTATGAAGATTTGTCTCCTCATTATGTGGTAATTACCAATTTTTTTAGAGATCAGCTTGATCGTTATGGAGAGATTGATATTACTGTAAATAAGATACTAAATTGCTTAAAAGAAAATACTATACTTGTTTTAAATGCTGATGATCCTTTTGTGGCAAGATTTTCAAAACTCCCTAATAAAAAATTCTTCTTTGGAATTGGCACAAAAATAAGAGAAGGAGTAGAAGAAATAAAAGAGAGTATATATTGCCCTATTTGTGGTAGAAAGTTAAACTATGATTTTTTTAATTATTCCCAGTTAGGAAAATATAGTTGTAAATGTGGTTTTAAAAATCCTGATTATGATTTTTATATTTCCTCCGCAATCTTTAACAAGGAATGGAATACAGAGATCTTTGAGAAAGGTGAAAAATATAATCTTACCTTTAAATATCCTGGAGTATACAATCTTTATAATGTCCTTTCTGCCTATTCTCTTCTGAGAGTTCTTAATTTTGATCCTTTAGAGATTTCTAAATTTATTTCAGAATTTGAATTTAGATTAGGTAGGCTTGAGAAATTCATTTATAAAGGATTTGAAAGAATATTAGTGCTTGTTAAGAATCCTGCTGGATATAATCAGGTTTTGGACACTATTAAAGATGATAAAGAAAATAAGGTTCTTCTTCTCATATTAAATGATAATATAGCTGATGGAAGGGATGTGTCATGGATTTGGGATGTGGATTTTGAGAAGATAAAAGATTTGGGTGAAATACAAAAGATTGTAGTTTCTGGAACAAGAGGAGAGGATCTTCTTGTAAGATTGAAATATGCAGAAGTACCATTAGAAAAAGTCCATCTTGAAAGAGATTTAAAGAAAGCCATTGATTATTCTATTTCTTTTCCTTATAAAACCTATATTCTTCCTACTTATACTGCCCTTTTTAGAAGTAGAAAAATTTTAATGAGGAAGGTTAAAAATGGAGCTTAA
- the recF gene encoding DNA replication/repair protein RecF (All proteins in this family for which functions are known are DNA-binding proteins that assist the filamentation of RecA onto DNA for the initiation of recombination or recombinational repair.) produces MDKKRMLIESISLKNFRNFSDFSTSFKDGINVIYGPNGSGKTSILEAIAYLSNPRSFRSARDYQLIKIGEKFFEITGKVLTGKEHHEITINYYYDELKKEKTAYLNGFKVKRFRDIQEIFIAIPFSFKDYAMIDGYATQRRDFFDDIFSLLDLEYYEILRNYEKLLDERNEILKSENIDRDYVIYLAKEMQPLAEKIVEKREAMIKELSKYLDPMFKVEYVSEFKGKNIADYIEEDIARGSTTVGPHVHDDYIFYYKGNPAKYFASEGQKRLLYLSLVLAFRKLIEETKLYEPVFLFDDPINVLDPHLLEKFISNLSGQVIIASLSPLLGAYNIGLTVEG; encoded by the coding sequence ATGGACAAGAAGAGAATGTTAATTGAGAGTATTTCTTTGAAAAATTTTAGGAATTTCTCCGATTTTAGTACAAGCTTTAAAGATGGTATTAATGTAATCTATGGGCCTAATGGATCTGGTAAAACCTCTATCTTAGAGGCAATTGCCTACTTATCAAACCCAAGATCTTTCAGAAGTGCCAGAGATTATCAACTTATTAAAATTGGTGAAAAGTTTTTTGAAATAACGGGTAAAGTTTTAACTGGAAAGGAGCACCATGAAATTACTATTAACTATTATTATGATGAATTAAAGAAGGAAAAAACTGCATATCTTAATGGTTTTAAAGTAAAAAGATTTAGAGATATTCAAGAGATATTCATAGCAATACCTTTTAGTTTTAAGGACTATGCAATGATAGACGGTTATGCAACTCAGAGAAGAGATTTCTTTGATGATATTTTCTCTCTCTTAGATCTTGAGTATTATGAGATATTGAGAAATTATGAGAAGCTTCTTGACGAGAGAAATGAAATTTTAAAATCTGAAAACATAGATAGGGATTATGTGATATACTTAGCAAAAGAAATGCAACCATTGGCAGAAAAAATAGTGGAGAAGAGGGAAGCTATGATAAAAGAATTATCAAAGTATCTTGATCCTATGTTCAAAGTAGAATATGTCTCTGAATTTAAAGGTAAAAATATAGCAGATTATATTGAGGAGGACATAGCAAGAGGATCAACTACCGTTGGTCCTCATGTACATGATGACTATATATTCTACTATAAAGGCAATCCTGCTAAGTATTTTGCTTCTGAGGGACAAAAGAGATTATTATATCTTTCTTTAGTACTTGCCTTTAGAAAACTTATTGAGGAGACAAAATTATATGAGCCTGTATTCCTCTTTGATGATCCTATAAATGTATTGGATCCACACTTACTGGAGAAATTTATCTCTAATTTGTCTGGTCAAGTTATAATTGCAAGTTTGTCGCCACTCCTTGGTGCTTACAATATAGGCTTGACGGTGGAGGGATAG
- a CDS encoding ferritin-like domain-containing protein yields MASKELLDLLNDAIAREMQVSIQYMWQHVQWKGTEHFAVKDELKQIAIQEMKHAEIIAERLFYLGGIPTTKPSPIFVGENLKEMLEQDVKDEQNAIELYKKIIQKAREEGDITTAKIFEDILKDEEEHHDTFTSLLEK; encoded by the coding sequence ATGGCCTCAAAAGAACTTTTGGATCTATTAAATGATGCTATTGCGAGAGAGATGCAGGTTTCCATTCAATATATGTGGCAACATGTTCAATGGAAAGGAACTGAACACTTTGCAGTAAAAGATGAGCTTAAGCAAATTGCAATTCAGGAAATGAAACATGCAGAAATCATTGCTGAAAGACTATTCTATCTTGGTGGTATTCCTACCACAAAACCATCCCCTATATTCGTAGGAGAAAACCTAAAAGAGATGTTAGAACAAGATGTAAAAGACGAACAAAATGCAATTGAGCTTTATAAGAAGATTATACAAAAAGCAAGAGAAGAAGGAGATATTACTACCGCAAAGATCTTTGAAGACATATTAAAGGATGAGGAAGAACATCACGATACCTTTACAAGTTTGTTAGAAAAGTAA
- a CDS encoding type 1 glutamine amidotransferase translates to MELKIYHMYPDLLNLYGDRGNIIVLERRSRWRGIRVEVVNFTREEERSLEDADIIFLGGGSDREQELLYSHLSKFKNLLKELVEAGVFVLAVCGGYQLLGKYYIDAYGNKIEGLSILDFYTKAEKGRLIGNILVETNLPIGLKTIVGFENHGGRTYHDYTPLGKVIRGFGNNGKDNKEGLIYKNVIGTYLHGPLLSKNPHLADYIINKALERKYKKEISLAPLKDYEEILAHERVKDKILKEGKPKIGLSL, encoded by the coding sequence ATGGAGCTTAAGATATATCATATGTATCCTGACCTTCTGAATTTATATGGGGATAGGGGAAATATCATTGTTCTTGAGAGAAGATCAAGATGGAGAGGTATAAGGGTAGAAGTTGTAAACTTTACAAGAGAAGAGGAGAGAAGTTTAGAGGATGCAGATATAATATTCCTTGGGGGTGGATCTGATAGGGAACAAGAACTGCTTTATTCTCATCTTTCTAAGTTCAAGAATCTTTTAAAAGAGCTAGTTGAGGCTGGAGTTTTTGTGCTTGCTGTTTGTGGAGGATATCAGCTTTTAGGTAAATACTATATTGATGCTTATGGTAATAAGATTGAGGGACTGTCTATATTAGACTTTTATACAAAGGCAGAAAAGGGAAGATTGATAGGTAATATCTTGGTAGAGACTAACTTACCTATTGGATTGAAAACTATTGTGGGATTTGAAAATCATGGAGGAAGAACTTACCATGACTATACCCCTCTGGGAAAGGTTATAAGAGGATTTGGAAATAATGGTAAGGATAATAAAGAGGGTTTAATTTATAAAAATGTTATTGGTACCTATTTACATGGACCTCTTCTTTCTAAAAATCCTCATCTTGCAGACTACATTATTAATAAGGCCCTTGAAAGAAAGTATAAAAAAGAAATTAGCTTAGCTCCTTTAAAGGATTATGAAGAAATTCTCGCCCATGAAAGGGTAAAAGATAAGATTTTAAAAGAGGGAAAGCCTAAGATAGGGCTTTCCCTCTAA
- a CDS encoding nucleotide exchange factor GrpE translates to MEEKDLIEENEQEKEKPEEYVPNEWEIKYARLQAEFENFRQRLRKEKEEWQEIANAKLLKEIVEIMDNFKLALESIKHTRKKDAIIEGVEMIYKQFENLLEKEGVIKIETVGKIFDPNIHEAVGVEEVSNGEDNIILKEISPGYLFKNKLLRPARVIVSKKIQNKEVDNHGENSRN, encoded by the coding sequence ATGGAAGAAAAAGATCTAATAGAAGAAAATGAACAAGAAAAAGAAAAGCCCGAAGAGTATGTACCCAATGAATGGGAGATAAAATATGCAAGACTCCAGGCAGAATTTGAAAATTTTCGTCAAAGACTAAGAAAAGAAAAGGAAGAATGGCAAGAGATTGCTAACGCAAAACTCTTAAAGGAAATTGTGGAGATAATGGATAACTTTAAACTTGCTTTAGAGTCTATAAAACATACACGAAAAAAAGATGCCATAATAGAAGGTGTAGAGATGATATATAAACAATTTGAAAACCTTCTTGAAAAAGAGGGTGTAATAAAAATTGAAACAGTAGGAAAAATTTTTGATCCTAATATACATGAGGCTGTAGGAGTAGAAGAAGTCTCTAATGGAGAAGATAATATTATCCTCAAGGAAATTTCTCCTGGATATCTATTTAAAAATAAATTATTAAGACCTGCAAGGGTTATAGTCTCAAAAAAGATACAAAACAAGGAGGTAGATAACCATGGCGAAAATAGTAGGAATTGA
- the rgy gene encoding reverse gyrase, with translation MIEAIFKGLCPNCGGDITAERLLAGLLCEKCLPEKVPQEALCNHIKEQDYDLCTLRKRYSEWEKIFRNFVGFEPWELQKFWAKKLLLGRSFALLAPTGIGKTSWGLATSLYFAEKGKKSYIILPTRLLILQSYEKLKGKIREKDLLVFGLDENKKEKEEKRERLQEGDFKILITSSMFLYKNVDAIPRDFAFIFVDDVDSFLKTAKNIDKALYLLGFSEEDINFTMSYIRMRRNGGDQENIKEVQEKVREIAKKARGVMVVSSATSNPKSERIRLFKELLSFDVGRPIFYLRNVEDVYEETNDLNKTLVERVKRFGKGGLVFLSSDFGKEYVDDIKNLLISEGITAESYDNLTPEVLEKYQKGEISVLIGISSYRNPLARGLDLPEVIRYAIFYGVPKIVVNLDIEGNVRHLLVALASIRPLIARDKNLEKHIANVDRWMKNLKKYSAVLNPPKDKVDELRNTIKAFILSPEIYEKIKSADDIAIREENGKWILVVSDITGYLQASGRTSRLYVGGISKGLSYILVDDRKVFNNLVRKSRWWFSTDIVFKEASTVDIDDIFRQIDEDRERIRRKEGRRDDFLKPVLVIVESPHKAWTIANFFGRPISRNVNGQELFEVITEDKYLVITASFGHILDLNKEIGYFGVIENGKFVPVYEPIEEKERIISGIRDASKEFDMILVATDPDTEGEKISWDLKNLCAPFTKEIRRMEFHEVTKKAILNSLKESRDVDENLVKAQVVRRISDRWVGFELSQLIQRIFSKNYLSAGRVQTPVLGWVIERAKENKKRIYIVVIRKDGLDLRFDFENKDEAQDFYNNLKYIQIIKDAEKIEEKGPLPPYTTDAILKDASDRFKLSVSRTMEVLQELFERGFITYHRTDSTRVSDTGINLAREYISEQFGEEYFRGRTWGEGGAHECIRPTRVLDVEDIKAMIYSGELEGFTPDHLKIYDLIFKRFIASQMRNVVLKGYEVVVKALDKEQRLELYEEILQDGFDKIFPVKLTRLPDGEIDVINNKFFYSIPKVPLFTQGSLVEEMKKRGLGRPSTYATIVSRLLERGYVIEKNGYLIPTPLGEKVYQYLNSDQERFRFVREDFTRELEELMDKVETGEKDYQAILRSLRNELKKV, from the coding sequence TTGATAGAAGCGATATTTAAGGGCCTTTGTCCTAACTGTGGTGGAGATATAACTGCAGAAAGGCTTCTTGCGGGACTTCTCTGTGAGAAATGTCTTCCTGAGAAGGTTCCGCAAGAAGCCTTATGTAATCATATTAAAGAACAAGATTATGATTTATGCACTCTAAGGAAAAGATATAGTGAGTGGGAAAAAATCTTTCGAAATTTTGTTGGATTTGAACCTTGGGAACTTCAAAAATTTTGGGCTAAAAAGCTTCTCCTTGGAAGATCCTTTGCTCTTTTGGCTCCTACTGGTATAGGTAAAACATCGTGGGGACTTGCCACATCTTTATATTTTGCTGAAAAAGGTAAGAAGTCTTATATTATACTTCCTACAAGACTTCTTATTCTTCAAAGTTATGAAAAATTAAAAGGTAAGATAAGAGAGAAGGATCTTCTGGTATTTGGTCTTGATGAGAATAAGAAGGAAAAAGAAGAGAAGAGGGAAAGATTACAAGAGGGGGATTTTAAGATATTGATCACCTCCTCCATGTTCCTTTATAAGAATGTGGATGCTATTCCGAGAGATTTTGCTTTTATTTTTGTAGATGATGTGGATTCATTTTTGAAGACTGCTAAGAATATTGACAAGGCGCTTTATCTTTTAGGTTTTAGCGAGGAAGATATAAACTTTACTATGAGCTATATACGAATGAGGAGGAATGGTGGAGATCAAGAAAATATTAAAGAAGTACAGGAGAAGGTAAGGGAAATAGCTAAAAAGGCAAGAGGAGTTATGGTGGTCTCTTCTGCCACCAGTAATCCTAAATCAGAAAGGATAAGATTATTTAAAGAACTTCTTTCTTTTGATGTAGGCAGACCTATATTTTATTTGAGAAATGTGGAAGATGTTTATGAGGAAACCAATGATCTTAACAAAACTCTTGTGGAGAGAGTTAAAAGGTTTGGAAAGGGAGGGCTTGTTTTTCTATCATCGGATTTTGGAAAAGAGTATGTAGATGATATTAAAAATTTACTTATAAGTGAGGGAATCACTGCGGAAAGTTATGATAATTTAACCCCTGAGGTCCTTGAAAAATATCAAAAGGGTGAAATCTCCGTTCTTATAGGTATATCTTCTTATAGAAATCCTCTTGCACGGGGATTAGATTTACCAGAGGTTATTAGATATGCCATTTTTTATGGTGTTCCTAAGATTGTTGTAAATCTTGATATTGAGGGAAATGTAAGGCATCTTCTTGTAGCTCTTGCCTCTATAAGGCCTCTTATTGCAAGGGATAAGAATTTGGAAAAACATATAGCTAACGTTGATAGGTGGATGAAAAATCTAAAAAAATACTCTGCCGTGTTGAATCCTCCCAAGGACAAAGTAGACGAATTAAGAAACACTATAAAAGCTTTCATTCTCTCGCCAGAGATCTATGAGAAGATTAAAAGTGCCGATGATATTGCTATTAGAGAGGAGAATGGAAAGTGGATTCTTGTAGTCTCTGATATCACAGGATATCTACAGGCGTCGGGTAGGACATCAAGACTTTACGTGGGTGGAATCTCAAAGGGTTTGAGCTATATTCTTGTGGATGATAGAAAGGTCTTTAATAACTTGGTAAGAAAAAGTAGATGGTGGTTTAGTACTGATATTGTTTTCAAAGAGGCAAGTACTGTAGATATTGATGATATCTTTAGACAGATTGATGAGGATAGGGAGAGAATAAGGAGAAAAGAAGGAAGAAGAGATGATTTCCTTAAACCTGTTCTTGTTATTGTAGAGTCTCCTCATAAGGCTTGGACTATTGCAAATTTCTTTGGAAGACCTATTTCAAGGAATGTAAATGGTCAAGAACTTTTTGAGGTAATTACAGAGGATAAATATTTAGTTATAACTGCATCCTTTGGACATATCTTGGATTTGAATAAAGAGATAGGTTATTTTGGTGTTATTGAAAATGGAAAATTTGTACCCGTGTATGAACCTATAGAAGAGAAAGAAAGGATCATATCGGGTATAAGGGATGCTAGTAAGGAATTTGATATGATACTTGTGGCAACTGATCCTGATACTGAAGGAGAGAAGATCTCTTGGGATCTTAAAAATTTATGTGCTCCATTTACTAAAGAGATAAGGAGAATGGAGTTTCATGAGGTTACAAAAAAGGCAATACTTAACTCTTTGAAGGAATCAAGAGATGTGGACGAAAATCTTGTTAAAGCTCAGGTAGTAAGAAGGATATCTGATAGGTGGGTAGGTTTTGAATTATCACAGCTTATTCAAAGAATATTCTCTAAAAATTATCTTTCTGCTGGAAGAGTTCAAACCCCTGTTTTAGGATGGGTTATTGAAAGAGCAAAAGAGAATAAGAAAAGGATATATATTGTAGTAATAAGAAAAGATGGTCTCGATTTGAGATTTGATTTTGAGAATAAGGACGAGGCGCAAGATTTTTATAACAATCTTAAATATATTCAAATAATTAAGGATGCTGAGAAGATTGAAGAGAAAGGTCCTCTTCCTCCTTACACTACCGATGCTATATTGAAGGATGCTTCTGATAGATTTAAACTTTCGGTCTCAAGGACAATGGAAGTTTTACAGGAACTTTTTGAGAGAGGATTTATTACCTATCATCGTACTGATTCTACAAGGGTCTCAGATACAGGAATAAATTTAGCAAGGGAGTATATAAGTGAACAATTTGGAGAGGAGTATTTCAGAGGAAGAACATGGGGTGAAGGTGGAGCTCACGAGTGTATTAGACCTACAAGGGTCTTAGATGTGGAAGACATAAAGGCTATGATATATTCAGGAGAGTTGGAAGGTTTTACTCCTGATCATTTGAAGATTTATGACCTTATCTTTAAGAGATTTATTGCCTCTCAAATGAGAAATGTAGTTTTGAAAGGTTATGAAGTGGTTGTTAAAGCTCTTGATAAGGAACAAAGATTGGAATTATACGAAGAGATTCTTCAAGATGGTTTCGATAAGATCTTTCCTGTAAAACTTACAAGGCTTCCTGATGGGGAAATAGATGTGATTAATAATAAATTCTTTTACAGTATTCCTAAAGTACCTTTGTTTACTCAAGGTTCTCTTGTGGAAGAGATGAAGAAACGTGGTCTTGGAAGACCATCTACTTATGCTACTATTGTGAGTAGACTCCTTGAGAGAGGATATGTTATAGAGAAGAATGGATATCTTATACCTACTCCTTTAGGAGAAAAGGTTTATCAATATCTTAATTCTGATCAAGAAAGATTTCGTTTTGTGAGAGAGGATTTTACTAGAGAACTTGAAGAGCTAATGGATAAAGTTGAAACTGGAGAAAAGGATTATCAGGCGATACTTAGAAGTTTGAGAAATGAACTTAAGAAGGTTTAG